One window of Desulfobaculum bizertense DSM 18034 genomic DNA carries:
- a CDS encoding TolC family protein, whose translation MKTPGLRVTLFALVLAVFSAVPALAETTVYNMEQAVRRALEANPSILAARHDLQGAEEGRKSARGAFLPSATAQYGYTHTDHDKPKPRKTGEAQREADLWNAGLNVHQDIFTGWRILSTYQRSVLSKDQTAATLQNAELTLVGLVQQNFLGLLKAREDVRAAQDSLARLQEQLKVTRAFYDVGLKPRLDVLQAEVDLAQAEDNLIESKNSVETQHARLNTLLNIPLTADVEYEGSLDYTPFSQTIEQVLTRAYHNRPDLYIAAKSVEIALKDESIARSGYYPQLGADFDWTTFGDDPAASGSDLVKTEFSEWSIGVNATWTFWEWGENYYAVQQAKENVKSLISTADNTRQEATFDVKSNHLSIFKAAESIKVNRKAVEAAQEGYRMAVARYQAQVGTNTDVLDAQERLTNAEADLIAALADYRIALSRMYVSMGEKNLTLEAQ comes from the coding sequence ATGAAAACACCTGGTTTGAGAGTAACGCTCTTTGCTTTGGTGCTGGCTGTCTTTTCCGCGGTGCCTGCACTCGCGGAAACCACCGTCTACAACATGGAACAGGCTGTCAGACGGGCCTTGGAAGCCAACCCGAGCATTCTCGCTGCACGACACGACTTGCAGGGAGCTGAAGAAGGCCGGAAGTCCGCGCGAGGAGCATTCCTCCCGTCGGCGACAGCACAGTATGGCTACACGCACACAGACCACGACAAGCCAAAACCTCGGAAAACAGGTGAGGCCCAGCGTGAAGCTGATCTGTGGAATGCTGGCTTAAATGTCCATCAGGATATTTTCACCGGCTGGAGAATCCTCTCCACCTATCAGCGGTCTGTTTTGAGCAAAGACCAGACTGCTGCAACCTTGCAGAATGCAGAGCTGACACTCGTCGGTCTGGTTCAGCAGAATTTCCTCGGCCTCCTGAAAGCTCGCGAAGACGTTCGGGCTGCACAGGATTCACTGGCTCGACTTCAGGAGCAGCTGAAAGTGACCCGCGCCTTTTATGACGTGGGCCTCAAGCCTCGACTCGATGTTTTGCAGGCTGAAGTTGATTTGGCTCAGGCCGAAGACAACTTGATCGAATCCAAGAATTCGGTCGAAACTCAGCACGCCCGCTTGAATACCTTGCTCAATATCCCCCTTACCGCTGATGTCGAGTATGAGGGTTCTCTGGATTACACGCCGTTCTCCCAGACAATTGAGCAGGTTTTGACCCGCGCATATCACAACCGTCCCGATCTCTACATTGCTGCAAAGAGTGTTGAAATCGCCCTCAAGGACGAAAGCATCGCCCGTAGCGGTTATTATCCGCAGCTCGGCGCTGACTTTGACTGGACAACTTTTGGCGATGACCCTGCCGCTTCCGGTAGCGATCTCGTAAAAACAGAGTTCAGTGAGTGGTCCATCGGCGTGAATGCAACGTGGACCTTCTGGGAATGGGGTGAAAATTATTACGCCGTCCAGCAGGCAAAAGAAAACGTGAAAAGCTTGATCTCCACCGCAGACAACACGCGGCAGGAAGCAACTTTTGACGTGAAATCAAATCACCTGAGCATCTTTAAGGCTGCGGAAAGCATTAAGGTTAACCGCAAAGCCGTCGAAGCCGCTCAGGAAGGCTACCGCATGGCAGTCGCTCGCTATCAGGCTCAGGTCGGTACGAACACCGATGTGTTGGACGCTCAGGAACGTCTGACGAATGCAGAAGCTGACCTTATCGCAGCCCTCGCAGATTATCGGATCGCTCTCTCCCGGATGTACGTCTCCATGGGTGAGAAAAACCTGACCCTCGAAGCTCAGTAA
- the tsaA gene encoding tRNA (N6-threonylcarbamoyladenosine(37)-N6)-methyltransferase TrmO gives MSEYQLEPIGTVVSPLTTLRDCPKQYSENAPEADVIIRTEFADALTSLKPGMDVLLFTWLHQADRSVQRVHPRGNLAVPKKGVFGTRSPDRPNPIGLHHVRILDIEGQRLHVDRLEVLNGTPIVDIKSISSETSGAKYWGGNISSSIGQELENVCRAGWEKNLLNGFNGNVSMRIGKSIVITRSGAAKGFLSPGDLTTIDLESGTVTGPGTAASSEAPVHLAVYRQQPEAKAVVHTHPTELLAYSLKHGTHFDLPLFEADFYTKMLSSVPPMQPGTEELGLAVGEKAKDYRAILMEHHGLVCWGDTPISALALNEELNSLARLALLAGK, from the coding sequence ATGTCTGAATACCAGCTTGAACCCATTGGGACTGTTGTTTCTCCACTCACGACACTTCGGGACTGCCCAAAGCAGTACTCGGAAAACGCCCCTGAGGCAGACGTCATCATCCGCACCGAATTTGCTGACGCCCTGACCTCACTCAAGCCGGGCATGGATGTTCTTCTGTTTACCTGGCTGCATCAGGCGGACCGCAGCGTGCAGCGCGTTCACCCGCGCGGAAATCTTGCCGTGCCGAAAAAAGGCGTGTTTGGCACCCGCTCACCAGACCGTCCCAACCCCATTGGCCTGCATCACGTCCGCATTTTGGACATTGAAGGCCAGCGCCTGCATGTGGACCGCCTTGAAGTGCTCAATGGCACACCCATTGTGGACATCAAAAGTATTTCTTCGGAGACGAGCGGAGCCAAATACTGGGGTGGAAACATCAGCTCCAGCATTGGGCAAGAGCTGGAAAATGTCTGCCGGGCAGGATGGGAAAAGAATCTGCTCAATGGATTTAACGGCAATGTGTCCATGCGCATTGGCAAAAGCATTGTCATTACCCGCTCTGGCGCAGCCAAAGGATTTTTGTCCCCCGGCGACCTGACCACTATTGACCTTGAAAGCGGCACGGTAACAGGTCCCGGCACCGCAGCCTCCAGTGAGGCCCCGGTGCATCTGGCTGTCTATCGCCAGCAGCCCGAAGCCAAGGCCGTTGTCCACACGCACCCAACAGAGCTTCTGGCCTACAGTCTCAAGCACGGCACCCACTTTGACCTGCCCCTTTTTGAGGCAGACTTTTACACCAAGATGCTCAGCAGCGTGCCGCCCATGCAGCCGGGCACCGAAGAGCTGGGGCTTGCCGTCGGAGAAAAGGCCAAAGACTACCGCGCCATTTTGATGGAGCACCACGGTCTTGTGTGCTGGGGCGATACGCCCATAAGCGCCCTCGCCCTCAACGAAGAACTCAATTCTCTCGCCCGCCTCGCTCTGCTGGCAGGCAAATAA
- a CDS encoding nitroreductase family protein — MQAIEPPISIDTDVCVRCGLCAKDCPLGVIVVDKKTGSVGPHKKRADRCFNCGHCMAICPTGAIRLSCFEGQQAERVKRTALADFDAVKTVMSFRRSVRSFKDEALPQEELQKLLDVTAYAPSGHNERKVRWAIAATPEAVQRVGQFCADWMQTKVDEKHPLVQKLHLRGVVRSWRAGHDLICRNAAALSFAYAPVEGATPREDAVIATSYLELAASAAGLGACWAGYVNECVNDCAELRDYLGIPEGFEVHGTLMLGYPDVKYSAVPPRELNEIQWIEK, encoded by the coding sequence ATGCAAGCAATTGAACCACCTATCAGCATAGATACAGACGTCTGTGTACGCTGTGGACTGTGTGCCAAAGACTGTCCACTCGGCGTTATTGTCGTGGATAAAAAGACCGGAAGTGTTGGCCCGCACAAAAAACGCGCGGACCGGTGCTTCAATTGTGGTCACTGCATGGCAATTTGTCCCACAGGGGCTATTCGCCTTTCATGTTTCGAAGGACAGCAGGCAGAGCGGGTGAAACGCACTGCTCTGGCTGATTTTGACGCTGTAAAAACAGTGATGAGCTTCCGCCGTTCAGTGCGGTCCTTTAAGGATGAGGCGCTGCCGCAGGAAGAACTGCAAAAACTTCTTGATGTCACGGCCTATGCACCGTCTGGACATAATGAACGCAAAGTGCGCTGGGCAATTGCCGCAACGCCGGAAGCGGTCCAGAGGGTTGGGCAGTTCTGCGCAGACTGGATGCAGACCAAGGTTGATGAAAAACATCCTTTGGTTCAGAAGCTCCACCTGCGAGGAGTTGTACGTTCCTGGCGTGCCGGACATGATCTGATCTGCCGGAATGCCGCCGCACTGAGCTTTGCGTATGCTCCTGTTGAGGGAGCAACTCCGCGTGAGGATGCCGTCATTGCAACAAGCTATCTTGAGCTGGCTGCTTCTGCTGCTGGTCTTGGAGCATGCTGGGCTGGCTACGTGAATGAGTGCGTGAATGACTGTGCTGAGCTTCGGGACTACCTCGGTATTCCGGAAGGCTTTGAAGTGCATGGAACGTTGATGCTGGGCTACCCGGATGTGAAATATTCCGCTGTTCCGCCCCGCGAACTGAATGAAATTCAATGGATTGAAAAATAA
- the lgt gene encoding prolipoprotein diacylglyceryl transferase has translation MLVYPHFDPIAIHIGPLAVRWYGLMYLVGFVSGWLLGRHRAKQPGSGWTTEQVDDFVGYIMLGVVLGGRLGYILFYDLPVYLHDPLQIFAIWRGGMSFHGGLVGVMLCFWLYGRKTGKSFFEVADFIAPFVPIGLGAGRIGNFINGELWGRVTDSPLGMIFPGYGAGPYPRHPSQLYEAALEGLVLFVLLYWYSSKPRPTRAVAGLFGVGYGLARISCEYFREPDIQLGFLFGNWLTMGMLLSLPMVVIGAWLMYSAYHPRNTA, from the coding sequence GTGCTTGTGTATCCGCATTTTGACCCTATTGCCATTCACATAGGACCGCTTGCTGTGCGCTGGTACGGTCTCATGTATCTTGTGGGGTTTGTTTCGGGCTGGCTCCTTGGGCGACACCGGGCCAAACAGCCCGGATCGGGCTGGACAACAGAGCAGGTCGACGATTTTGTTGGCTACATCATGCTGGGTGTGGTTTTGGGCGGCAGGCTCGGCTACATCCTGTTTTATGACCTGCCGGTCTACCTGCACGACCCGCTCCAGATTTTTGCAATTTGGCGGGGAGGCATGTCCTTCCACGGTGGTCTTGTGGGTGTGATGCTGTGTTTTTGGCTCTATGGCAGGAAAACAGGCAAGAGCTTTTTCGAAGTTGCTGACTTTATCGCTCCCTTTGTTCCAATTGGGCTTGGGGCCGGGCGTATTGGCAACTTCATCAATGGCGAGCTGTGGGGCCGGGTGACGGACTCCCCGCTGGGGATGATTTTCCCGGGCTATGGAGCTGGACCATATCCACGGCACCCTTCGCAGCTGTATGAAGCGGCTTTGGAAGGGCTGGTTCTTTTTGTGCTGCTCTACTGGTACTCGTCAAAGCCTCGGCCCACACGCGCTGTCGCCGGGCTGTTTGGCGTGGGCTACGGCCTCGCGCGCATTTCTTGCGAGTATTTCCGGGAGCCGGACATCCAGCTGGGCTTCCTCTTTGGAAACTGGCTGACAATGGGGATGCTGCTTTCACTGCCAATGGTCGTGATTGGGGCATGGCTTATGTATTCTGCCTATCACCCGCGAAACACAGCCTAA
- the malQ gene encoding 4-alpha-glucanotransferase, which produces MNELFATRRSGVLLHVSSLPSAYGIGDMGSGLVRFLDFLEASGLTLWQILPLTPVSSFLGNSPYSSNSLFAGNTLFISPERLAADGYLRLSELSDFALPNTGKVDYPRCEVLRQSLLDRVYLRWGRELLADSAFQAFVQRHASAWLDDFALFCALKKKHGGQQWTRWAAPYRQRDAAALSAFAEEERDTIQQVLFEQYLFFSQWERVREECRRRGILLIGDAPFYPTHDSADVWAHQELFQLDERGESRQLAGVPPDYFSETGQLWGNPVYAWPAHAAEDYAWCLHRMEHSLREVDILRIDHFRALAGYWAVPHGEKTALNGHWEPGPGEAFLAAVQQRIPQLPFIAEDLGEITPDVIALRKAFALPGMHVLQFGFDEDLPKSPHALHNHEQNGVSYTGTHDNTTSRHWWESDGGARKSRFRRYTGLAPAAGGIAEALIRLACMSPARFALFPMQDILNLSASGRMNVPSRARGNWAWRMRSKDVSGQITEKMRQLVTLYGRLP; this is translated from the coding sequence ATGAATGAACTCTTTGCCACGCGTCGAAGCGGAGTGCTTTTGCATGTGTCGTCACTTCCCTCTGCATATGGGATTGGCGACATGGGCAGTGGTCTTGTCCGTTTTTTGGATTTTCTGGAGGCGTCCGGCCTGACGCTTTGGCAGATTCTTCCGTTGACGCCCGTCTCTTCTTTTCTGGGAAATTCTCCCTATTCCAGCAATTCACTCTTTGCCGGGAACACGCTGTTTATTAGTCCAGAGCGTCTTGCTGCGGATGGCTATCTGCGCCTTTCTGAGCTTTCGGATTTTGCTCTCCCAAATACAGGAAAAGTCGACTATCCCCGGTGTGAAGTGCTTCGGCAGAGTCTTCTTGACCGGGTCTATCTGCGGTGGGGCAGAGAGCTCCTCGCGGATTCTGCTTTTCAGGCTTTTGTTCAGCGGCATGCTTCGGCGTGGCTGGATGATTTTGCTCTGTTTTGTGCGCTCAAAAAAAAGCATGGCGGGCAGCAGTGGACTCGCTGGGCTGCCCCATACCGGCAGCGCGATGCTGCGGCCCTGTCTGCCTTTGCCGAGGAAGAGCGCGACACCATTCAGCAGGTTCTTTTTGAGCAGTATCTCTTTTTTTCGCAGTGGGAGCGGGTGCGGGAGGAATGCCGCAGGCGTGGAATTCTTCTTATTGGCGATGCTCCGTTTTATCCGACTCATGATTCTGCCGACGTCTGGGCGCATCAGGAGCTTTTTCAGCTTGATGAGCGCGGTGAGTCTCGGCAGCTCGCAGGTGTTCCCCCGGATTACTTTAGCGAGACTGGTCAGCTTTGGGGCAATCCTGTCTATGCATGGCCCGCCCATGCTGCAGAGGATTATGCGTGGTGTTTGCATCGTATGGAGCACAGTCTGCGCGAGGTGGATATTTTACGCATTGACCATTTTCGTGCCCTTGCGGGCTACTGGGCCGTGCCACATGGAGAAAAAACCGCGTTAAATGGGCATTGGGAGCCAGGACCCGGCGAAGCGTTTCTTGCGGCCGTGCAGCAGCGGATTCCGCAGCTCCCATTTATTGCGGAGGATTTAGGTGAAATAACCCCGGATGTTATTGCCCTTCGCAAAGCATTTGCATTGCCCGGAATGCACGTTTTGCAGTTCGGGTTTGACGAGGATTTGCCCAAAAGCCCGCATGCGCTTCACAATCATGAGCAAAATGGCGTATCCTACACAGGAACTCACGACAACACGACGAGTCGGCATTGGTGGGAAAGTGACGGTGGGGCGCGAAAATCCCGCTTTCGGCGTTACACTGGCCTCGCCCCGGCTGCAGGCGGCATAGCAGAAGCTCTGATTCGGCTCGCCTGTATGTCCCCGGCACGGTTTGCTCTTTTCCCCATGCAGGATATCTTGAATTTATCAGCATCGGGCAGGATGAATGTTCCCTCCCGCGCCCGTGGAAACTGGGCATGGAGAATGCGCAGCAAAGACGTCTCCGGGCAAATTACAGAAAAAATGCGGCAACTTGTCACGTTGTATGGTAGGCTACCGTAA
- the glgB gene encoding 1,4-alpha-glucan branching protein GlgB: MNTVDAVRHDLSLLTEQDIYLFREGRHYRLYEKLGAHLMDADGVSGCFFAVWAPNARSVSVISDQNGWDPCAHPLAPRLDSSGIWQGFVPGMTRGAVYKYHLVAQNGQEWDKRDPFALFGESPPESASIVWDTEYFWTDKSWMAERGARNALDAPWSVYEMHLGSWRRKDNGELMSFVDLAGCLPEYLSGLGFTHVEFLPVMEHPFYGSWGYQTTGYFSPSSRYGSPQEFMDLVNALHRAGIGVVLDWVPSHFPNDEYGLHRFDGTHLYDHEDPRRGFHPDWNSCIFNLGRYEVRSFLISSAMFWLDAYHADGLRVDAVASMLYLDYSRKEGEWIPNEYGGRENLEAIDFLRTLNSTVYQQYPDVQTIAEESTSWPMVSRPVHLGGLGFGMKWNMGWMHDTLEYFSMDPVFRKYHQDKLTFALWYAYTENFMLPLSHDEVVYGKGSLFTKMPGDDWQKWAGLRLLYSYMYTMPGKKLLFMGAEFGQHGEWNHDGVLEWGQLEGQGAGLSAYLHDLNMLLRSDPALHGADFLPEGFEWVDFRDAEESVIAFLRRDEQKRCVLAVLNFTPVPRENYRLGVPWAGFWKELLCSDAVSYGGSGWGNYGGVQSDAIPSHGHEQSVEIALPPLGAVLFECSEG; this comes from the coding sequence ATGAACACAGTTGATGCAGTTCGGCATGATCTCAGCCTTTTGACAGAGCAGGACATCTATCTTTTCCGTGAGGGGCGCCATTATCGGCTTTATGAAAAGCTTGGTGCGCATCTGATGGATGCGGATGGCGTTTCGGGCTGTTTTTTTGCTGTCTGGGCACCCAATGCCAGGAGTGTTTCCGTTATTTCGGATCAGAATGGCTGGGACCCATGTGCACATCCCCTTGCCCCCCGTCTTGATTCCTCCGGGATATGGCAGGGCTTTGTGCCGGGCATGACTCGTGGCGCGGTCTACAAGTATCATCTGGTGGCCCAGAACGGGCAGGAGTGGGACAAGCGTGATCCCTTTGCGCTTTTTGGAGAATCGCCGCCAGAAAGTGCATCCATTGTCTGGGATACGGAATATTTTTGGACAGACAAAAGCTGGATGGCCGAGCGGGGTGCTCGGAATGCGCTGGATGCACCGTGGTCCGTCTACGAAATGCACCTTGGCTCGTGGCGGCGCAAAGACAATGGCGAACTCATGAGCTTTGTGGACCTTGCGGGCTGTTTACCAGAGTATCTTTCTGGGCTTGGCTTCACGCATGTGGAGTTTTTGCCTGTCATGGAGCACCCATTTTATGGCTCATGGGGCTATCAGACCACCGGCTATTTTTCTCCCAGCTCCCGCTATGGAAGTCCGCAGGAGTTCATGGACCTTGTGAATGCCCTGCATCGGGCAGGCATTGGCGTTGTGCTGGACTGGGTGCCTTCGCATTTTCCCAATGACGAATACGGGCTGCACCGTTTTGACGGGACGCATCTCTATGACCACGAAGACCCGCGCCGTGGCTTTCATCCTGACTGGAATTCCTGCATATTCAACCTGGGGCGTTACGAGGTTCGCTCTTTTTTGATTTCCTCCGCCATGTTTTGGCTTGATGCCTATCATGCGGACGGCCTGCGCGTGGATGCCGTGGCCTCCATGCTGTATCTCGACTACTCCAGAAAAGAAGGGGAATGGATTCCCAACGAGTATGGCGGACGCGAGAATCTGGAAGCCATTGATTTTCTGCGTACGCTTAACAGCACCGTGTATCAGCAGTATCCCGACGTGCAGACCATCGCCGAGGAATCCACTTCGTGGCCAATGGTTTCCCGTCCTGTCCATCTTGGGGGGCTGGGCTTTGGCATGAAGTGGAATATGGGGTGGATGCACGACACACTTGAGTATTTTAGTATGGACCCGGTGTTTCGGAAGTACCATCAGGACAAGCTGACCTTTGCCCTGTGGTATGCCTACACAGAGAATTTTATGCTTCCGCTGTCACACGACGAAGTCGTCTATGGCAAAGGCTCCCTCTTTACCAAGATGCCCGGCGACGACTGGCAGAAATGGGCAGGGCTTCGGCTCCTGTATTCTTACATGTACACCATGCCCGGCAAGAAGCTGCTCTTTATGGGAGCGGAGTTTGGGCAGCATGGAGAGTGGAATCATGACGGGGTGCTGGAGTGGGGGCAGCTCGAAGGGCAGGGCGCTGGGCTGAGCGCGTATCTTCATGATCTGAACATGCTTTTGCGTTCGGATCCTGCATTACATGGCGCTGATTTTTTGCCGGAAGGCTTTGAGTGGGTAGATTTTCGGGATGCTGAGGAGAGTGTTATTGCCTTTCTTCGTCGGGATGAGCAGAAGCGCTGTGTGCTCGCCGTGTTGAATTTTACCCCGGTCCCTCGCGAGAACTATCGGCTGGGTGTGCCGTGGGCCGGGTTCTGGAAGGAGCTGCTTTGTAGTGATGCTGTTTCCTATGGGGGCAGCGGCTGGGGAAATTATGGAGGGGTGCAGTCTGATGCCATTCCTTCCCACGGGCATGAGCAGAGTGTTGAAATTGCGCTTCCCCCTCTGGGAGCGGTACTCTTTGAGTGTTCGGAGGGCTGA
- the thiL gene encoding thiamine-phosphate kinase: MAHCTTLSSENDFLQLIHKHFPNSHERMLIGRGDDCAQLRGQDSIVMTTDIFLENVHFRRSYFSPADIGHKALAVNISDIAGMGCRPTGFSLGLIVPDEHSGSFMQAAEWDEFFQAMSALAAEHNLPLTGGDLSLGPCLGISITIWGEPGESGRVLTRQSCSPGDVLFVCGDLGLPRAGLLALEELGPEARKLYPGAVNAHLRPLPRIADGLQLAEIPGVHGAMDISDGLARDLPRFIGPACGADLNISAGEIPKDVRTYTQDNGLNPLHFTLLGGEDYALLGAASPDALDALKTHLPHHTVIGTVTATTALSLNGEPLDLTGFDHFATHE, translated from the coding sequence ATGGCTCATTGCACGACACTATCTTCAGAAAACGATTTTCTTCAGCTGATTCATAAACATTTCCCCAACAGTCACGAGCGAATGCTCATTGGTCGGGGCGATGACTGCGCGCAGCTTCGCGGGCAGGATTCCATTGTGATGACCACAGATATTTTTCTGGAAAACGTGCACTTTCGCCGCAGTTACTTCTCACCCGCCGACATTGGACACAAGGCTCTGGCCGTCAATATTTCTGACATCGCAGGCATGGGCTGCCGTCCCACAGGATTCAGCCTTGGCCTAATCGTTCCAGACGAACACAGTGGTTCCTTTATGCAGGCCGCAGAGTGGGACGAATTCTTTCAGGCCATGAGCGCACTGGCTGCGGAACACAATCTGCCACTGACTGGCGGCGATCTCTCTCTTGGTCCCTGCCTTGGTATCTCCATTACCATCTGGGGCGAACCCGGAGAATCCGGGCGCGTTCTGACCCGCCAGAGCTGCTCGCCCGGCGACGTACTTTTTGTCTGCGGTGATCTGGGACTCCCCCGTGCAGGTCTGCTTGCCCTTGAGGAGCTTGGTCCAGAAGCCCGAAAGCTTTACCCCGGTGCAGTCAATGCACACCTGCGCCCCCTGCCCCGCATTGCAGATGGCCTGCAACTCGCAGAAATCCCCGGTGTGCATGGCGCAATGGACATCTCTGATGGTCTTGCCCGCGACCTTCCGCGCTTCATTGGCCCGGCCTGCGGCGCAGACCTGAATATTTCTGCTGGAGAAATCCCCAAAGACGTTCGGACCTACACTCAGGATAACGGACTGAATCCTCTGCACTTTACACTTCTTGGCGGAGAGGATTACGCTCTTCTTGGAGCAGCCTCCCCAGATGCCCTCGACGCACTGAAAACGCATCTGCCGCACCACACTGTTATAGGTACCGTGACCGCAACCACTGCACTCAGCCTCAACGGTGAGCCTCTGGACCTCACGGGATTCGATCATTTCGCCACTCACGAATAG
- a CDS encoding efflux RND transporter periplasmic adaptor subunit: MRKQIVLVTVAAMVFCIGGLMGCSSPEEDKVAAPTIQKSTAGQPVTVMTVPPATGGKEWVSVGVSSSSEPLALSFDHSGKLARIFVREGQDVDKGMTLAELESKTDSKDVRQLKENIKVLKSQLADARVQEQKMGKLLRQEVVSKKEYEVTKELVLSTEAELDGQEKMMDTVQKNGGGSRLVAPERGYVSALPVEPGAQIVAGQPVVMVNANRGKEMLARIPQKLLPYVREGDAASVTFDVFREVHFAARVEFIGQTEATGLIPVRVLLEKADARVRDGMEGEVHFSMDRASDFSFVRVPEKAVFGEPGGNSYVWLVDQAAKTVNRSLVDVATRRDGQAVLFSGVSSGDVIVTSGVYSLEDGQSVEVK; this comes from the coding sequence GTGAGAAAACAAATTGTACTCGTGACCGTAGCGGCAATGGTTTTTTGCATTGGCGGGCTGATGGGCTGTTCCTCTCCCGAAGAGGACAAGGTCGCAGCTCCAACGATTCAAAAAAGCACTGCGGGGCAACCTGTAACCGTGATGACTGTTCCGCCTGCAACCGGTGGAAAAGAGTGGGTGAGTGTTGGGGTGAGCAGTAGTTCCGAGCCGCTCGCGCTGTCCTTTGATCATTCCGGAAAACTTGCACGTATTTTTGTCCGTGAGGGGCAGGACGTGGATAAGGGAATGACCCTTGCTGAGCTGGAATCCAAAACTGATTCCAAAGATGTTCGACAGCTCAAAGAAAATATTAAGGTTCTGAAATCGCAGCTTGCTGATGCCCGGGTGCAGGAGCAGAAGATGGGGAAACTGCTGCGACAGGAAGTTGTGAGCAAGAAAGAATATGAAGTGACAAAAGAGCTTGTGCTGAGCACCGAAGCCGAGCTTGATGGGCAGGAAAAGATGATGGATACAGTGCAGAAAAACGGCGGTGGAAGCAGGCTTGTTGCTCCAGAGCGCGGCTATGTTTCTGCACTTCCTGTCGAGCCGGGGGCACAGATTGTGGCCGGGCAGCCTGTCGTTATGGTCAATGCGAACAGAGGCAAGGAAATGCTTGCCCGCATCCCGCAGAAACTGTTGCCGTACGTGCGGGAAGGTGATGCGGCATCCGTAACCTTTGACGTATTCCGTGAGGTCCACTTTGCGGCTCGCGTTGAGTTCATTGGGCAGACAGAGGCAACGGGCCTGATTCCGGTCCGGGTGCTGCTCGAAAAAGCAGATGCCCGGGTGCGTGATGGCATGGAAGGCGAAGTGCATTTCAGTATGGATCGCGCGTCGGATTTCTCTTTTGTGCGCGTTCCTGAGAAGGCAGTTTTTGGAGAACCCGGTGGAAACAGTTATGTCTGGCTGGTCGATCAGGCCGCAAAGACCGTGAACCGGAGTCTCGTGGACGTGGCAACACGTCGTGATGGTCAGGCAGTCCTGTTTTCGGGCGTCTCCTCTGGTGATGTGATTGTCACGAGTGGAGTGTACAGTCTTGAAGACGGGCAGAGTGTAGAAGTAAAGTGA
- a CDS encoding DegT/DnrJ/EryC1/StrS family aminotransferase, with the protein MKMPFIDLKSQFKSIESDIRKRIDAVLEHGQYIMGPEVHELNEKLAEFAGVKHAISCSSGTDALLLGLMAKNIGPGDAVFTTPFTFVATAEVVALTGATPVFVDIDPVTFNIDVEELRKVIADVENGTHPLCKDSELKARAIIPVDLFGIPAEYDAINAIAEEHGLFVLEDGAQSFGATYHGKRTGSLSHVGATSFFPAKPLGGYGDGGAVFTDDDETAKLMQSVMIHGMGEDRYQNVRLGINGRLDSLQAAVLLPKLEIFPDELVKRQQVADAYSERLSQIPGVTPPSLPEHCTSAWAQYSVLSEKRDAIQSALREADIPTATYYPIPLHLQKMFADLNYKQGDMPVSERCAAQIFSLPMHPYLKEEQIAEVCQVIAKAAK; encoded by the coding sequence ATGAAGATGCCCTTTATTGATTTGAAGAGTCAGTTCAAATCCATTGAAAGCGATATTCGCAAACGCATTGATGCAGTGCTTGAGCACGGCCAGTATATTATGGGTCCAGAGGTCCACGAGCTGAACGAAAAGCTGGCAGAGTTTGCTGGCGTAAAGCACGCGATTTCCTGCTCCAGTGGCACGGACGCACTGCTGCTGGGCCTGATGGCCAAAAACATTGGTCCTGGCGACGCTGTTTTTACGACGCCATTCACCTTTGTTGCGACGGCGGAAGTTGTTGCTCTGACTGGGGCTACCCCGGTTTTTGTTGATATTGATCCTGTGACCTTCAATATTGATGTTGAAGAACTCCGCAAGGTGATCGCAGACGTTGAAAATGGCACACATCCGCTGTGCAAGGATTCCGAGCTGAAGGCTCGTGCGATCATTCCTGTTGACCTGTTCGGTATTCCGGCAGAGTACGACGCCATCAACGCGATTGCAGAAGAGCATGGTCTGTTCGTGCTGGAAGACGGAGCGCAGAGCTTTGGTGCAACCTACCACGGCAAGCGGACTGGTTCCCTGTCACATGTTGGCGCAACGAGCTTCTTCCCGGCCAAGCCACTTGGTGGCTATGGTGACGGCGGCGCAGTGTTCACTGACGACGATGAGACCGCAAAGCTGATGCAGTCCGTGATGATCCACGGCATGGGTGAAGACCGCTATCAGAACGTGCGCCTTGGCATCAATGGCCGTCTGGATTCTTTGCAGGCCGCAGTACTGCTGCCGAAGCTGGAGATTTTCCCTGATGAACTGGTGAAGCGCCAGCAGGTTGCAGACGCATATAGCGAACGCCTGTCCCAGATTCCGGGTGTGACTCCTCCGAGCCTGCCGGAGCACTGCACGAGCGCATGGGCACAGTACTCTGTGCTGTCCGAAAAGCGTGATGCCATCCAGAGCGCACTGCGCGAGGCAGACATCCCGACCGCAACGTACTACCCGATTCCGCTGCATCTCCAGAAGATGTTTGCAGATCTGAACTACAAGCAGGGTGATATGCCTGTTTCCGAACGCTGCGCAGCCCAGATCTTCAGCCTGCCCATGCATCCTTACCTGAAGGAAGAGCAGATTGCTGAAGTGTGTCAGGTGATTGCAAAAGCCGCAAAGTAG